ATCGCCGACATCGCCGTATGGCCCTGGTATGGCCAGCTGGTGCGCGGCAACCTGTATGGCGCGGCGGAGTTTCTTGCCGTCCATGATTACCCGCATGTGCAGCGCTGGGCCGAAGCCATCGCCCAGCGCCCGGCCGTGCAGCGCGGCACCCGGGTCAACCGCACCTGGGGCGAGGAGGCCAGCCAGGTGCCAGAGCGACATAGCGCGGCGGACCTGGGCTGACACGGCTGGCCGCCCAGGCAGGCCAGCCCTGCCCGGGCGACCGGCAAAAACGGTGGCACTTTGCCCTAAAGTTATCGACCACCCAGCCGTAACCCTTGGTCTGACTTAGCTCGATCAAGGATGAAGCGACGTGAAGAAACTGCTGCTGGCCAGCGCCATGAGCGCCCTGCTGTCGATGACCGGTTGCGTCTCGTACAACGTCGTCGGCCCGGTCGGCGCGCCGGCCCATGGCGCCAGCGTCACCAGCCCACGCAGCGCCCAGCTCGCCGATGTGCAGGTCTCGGCGGTGGGTATCGACGCCGCGACCCGCCAGGCCATCAGCCGTTCGCTGACCCACCAGCTCAGCCACTACGTGAGCCAGGCCGGCTACTTCGAGCGCGTCACCGAATACCCCACCCGCCTGGGCACCCAGGACGTCCTGCTGAAGTTCGAGATGACCTCGCTCAAGGGCCATCGCGGCCCGCACCCAGCCTATGTGCCGGGTGCCTTGCTCACCCTGACCCTGTGGATCTGGTGCAACGGCCCGATCTACGTCGACCGCTTCGATGTCGCCGGCAACCTGGTGATCGTCGACCGTGACGGCGTCGAGCTGGCCCGGGCCAAGGACCAGCTCAGCCTCGCGCACAACGTCGGCCTGTATGGCGGCGAGTACTGGGCACCGACGATGGGCGGCAAGCAACTCACCCTCTTGGTCGGCAAGCTGCTCGACCAGGCCACCGTTCAACTGGCCAAACGCTAAAACAGGAAAAACCCGATGACCCTCTTCAAACACGGCTTGCTGCTGGGCGCCCTGCTGCTCGGCGGCTGCGTTTCGTATTCCACCGGCGACCTGGCCCCGGTCGGTACCTGGCCACCGGCTGCCAGCACCGCGCCAGTCAAGCCCAGCGCCTACCTGCGCAACACTTCGCTGTACCAGGTGAACGACGGTGCGGCCGTCGCCGCGGCGGGCGCCCCCGCGCAGCTGTGGGAAAAGGCGATCACCGAGACCTACGAGCAATCCGGGCGCTTTGCCCAGGTCAACACCCACAAGAGCGAAGCGGACCTGTACGCCGAATCGACCCTGCTCAATCACGAGGAGTTCATCACCGCCTCGGCGTTCATCACCGGCTTCACGCTGTTCCTGATCCCCTCCACGGCGAAGAACACCTTCACCTTGCAAACCGTGTTCAAGGACAAGGACGGCCAGGAAGTCGGGCGCATCAGCAAAAGCGAATCGGTGCGCACCTGGATGCAACTGGTGCTGATCGTCGGCCTGCCGTTCCAGGCCGATACCCGTGACGTGGTCCGCGAGCTGGCCCGCAGCACCCTGGACGAGGCCGTGCAGCGCAAGCTGTTGTAACACAAGGCCCTGGCAAGGCAGTGGGCCTGCCCGGCGCAAAGACAGGGGCCACTGCGCGCCCCTTTCGCGGCGCAAGGCCGCTGCCACCGAAACGGTCCAGGCCTGCCACCAGAGTGCCGCGCTGCAACGAAGCATTTCCCCACTGCATGCCTGCGTCCGACAAGACCTTCTTGCTACACTCGCCGCCATGATTTCCACCTGCACAACTGTGGTGACAGCATGATCGAGGTAACCGAGGTTTCCATTGCCGAGCTGCGCGACGCGCTCGAGTCCGGCCGCACGACCGCCGTCGAACTGGTCAAGGCCTATCTGGCGCGCATCGACGCCTATGATGGCAAGGACACCCCCACGGCACTCAACGCCGTGGTGGTACGCAACCCTGAAGCGCTGCAGGAAGCCGAGGCCTCCGACGCCCGCCGTGCCCGTGGCGCGACGCTCGGCCCGCTGGACGGCATCCCCTACACCGCCAAGGACAGCTACCTGGTCAAGGGCCTGACCGCCGCCTCAGGCAGCCCGGCCTTCAAGGACCTGGTCGCCCAGCGCGACGCCTTCACCGTCGAGCGCCTGCGCGCTGGTGGCGCCATCTGCCTGGGCAAGACCAACATGCCGCCCATGGCCAACGGCGGCATGCAGCGCGGCGTCTACGGCCGTGCCGAAAGCCCGTACAACGCCCACTACCTGACCGCGCCCTTCGCCTCAGGCTCCTCCAACGGCGCCGGCACCGCCACCGCCGCCAGCTTCAGCGCCTTCGGCCTGGCCGAGGAAACCTGGTCCAGCGGCCGTGGCCCCGCGTCGAACAATGGCCTGTGCGCCTACACCCCATCACGCGGGGTGATCTCGGTGCGCGGCAACTGGCCGCTGACGCCGACCATGGACGTGGTGGTGCCCTACGCCCGGACCATGGCCGACCTGCTGGAAATCCTCGACGTGGTGGTGGCCGACGACGCCGACCCACGCGGCGACCTGTGGCGCCTGCAGCCGTGGGTGCCGATCCCGGCCGCCTCCAGCGTGCGCCCGCAGTCGTACCTGGCGCTGGCAGTGACCGCCGACTCGCTCAAGGGCAAGCGCTTCGCCGTGCCGCGCATGTACATCAATGCCGACCCCGAGGCCGGCACGTCCGAGAAGCCGGGCATCGGCGGCCCGACCGGCCAGCGCATCAACACCCGTGCCAGCGTGATCGAACTGTGGAACCAGGCCCGTCAGGCCCTGGAAGCGGCCGGCGCGCAAGTGGTCGAGACCGACTTCCCGCTGGTTTCCAACTGCGAAGGCGACCGTCCGGGCGCGCCGACCGTGTTCAACCGCGGCATCGTCAGCAAGGAATTCCTCCACGACGAGCTGTGGGAGCTGTCCGGCTGGGCCTTCGACGACTTCCTGCGCGCCAACGACGACCCCAAGCTCAACCGCCTGGCCGATGTCGACGGCCCGCAGATCTTCCCCCACGACCCGGGCACCCTGCCCAACCGTGAGGATGACCTGGCTGCCGGCATGGACGAGTACGTCAACATGGCCAAGCGCGGCCTGAAGAGCTGGGAGCAGATCGCCACCGTGCCGGACGGCCTGCGCGGCCTGGAAGCCACGCGCAAGCTCGACCTGGAAGACTGGATGGACGCCCAGGGCCTGGACGCGGTGCTGTTCCCCACCGTGGCCGATGTCGGCCCGGCGGATGCCGACGTCAACCCGGTGTCAGCGGACATCGCCTGGAGCAACGGTATCTGGGTGGCCAACGGCAACCTGGCGATTCGCCACCTGGGGGTGCCGACCGTCACCGTGCCGATGGGCGTGATGGCCGATATCGGCATGCCAGTGGGGCTGACCTTCGCCGGTAAGGCCTACAGCGACAACAATCTGTTGAAATTCGCGGCAGCCTTCGAAGCGACCGGTTCGCGCCGGATGACTCCACCGCGCACCCCAAAACTCGGCTGATCCCTAGCCGCAGGCCCCCTGCGGCACGGCTGAACAACACTCGCCAAATTCAATTATTTGTGTAAAATTCAACACAATATTGAATCTGGCGAGCTCCCATGCCCCCTTGCGATCCCCGCTTCGAACGCCAACTCACCCTCACCGTCCTCAAGGCCACCCTCCAGGCCCTGGGCAGCGTCGTGCCCAATAACCTGGAAATCCTCCTGCACGACCTCGACCACCCGGAGCACTCCGTGGTGGCCATCGTCAATGGCCATCTTTCCGGCCGCCAGGTCGGCAGCCCGATCCTCGCCGCCCCTGAACAGGACCAGGGCTTCAGGGCGTTGATGCGAGCCACGGTCGAGCAGCGCGGCTGCGACCCAGTGGTTTTGCCCAACTACCCCACCACTCTCAAGGGCCGTACCCTGCGCAGCGCCACGGCGATCTTTCGCGACAGCACAGGTCACCCTTTTGCCAGCCTGTGCGTGAACAGCGACATCACCGGCCTCGAGGCGGCCATGACCTTCCTCCAGCATTTCCAGCCGCTGGGCGCGGCCTGCGGCACCGCCGTCAACACCGAGCTGGCGGACATGAGCGTGCTGATGGCCGAGATCATCCAGGACGCCTTGCAGCGCAGCGGCCAGGGCCGGATGAACAAGCAGGCCAAGGTCGAGGCCGTGCGGGTGATGCAGGAGCGCGGCCTGTTCATCGTCAAGGGCGGCGTCGAGAAGGCCGCCGAGGCCCTCGGCGTCACCCGCTATACCGTCTACAACTACCTGGAGCAACTGCGTGGCGACCAGCCCGCGGCTGCCCGCGACTGAGCCCCGGAGGCCGCCATGCCGTTGCACATCCATACCCCGCTGATCGAATCCCGCCCGCTGTCGCTCTGCGCCAAGCGCCCGGTCTGGCTCAAGCTCGAGGCCCTGCAACCCTGCGGCTCGTTCAAGCTGCGCGGGGTCGGCCATGCCTGTGAAGTGCAGCAGGGCCGCGGCGCCCGGCACTTTGTCTCGTCCTCCGGCGGCAACGCCGGGCTGGCCGTGGCCTACGCCGGGCGCAAGCTGGGCGTGCCGGTGACCGTCGTGGTACCCGAGACCACCACCGAGCGTGCCAAGCAGCTGTTGCACCTGGAGCAGGCCAGCGTGGTGGTGCGAGGCAGCTCCTGGCAGGAGGCCAACCAGCACGCGCAGACCCTGCTGGGGGCCGGTGATGCCTTCATCCATCCGTTCGACGACCCGCTGCTGTGGGCCGGCCATGCCAGCATGATCGACGAAGTCGCCGAGGCAGGCGTGAAGCCCGCTGCCGTGGTGCTGTCGGTAGGTGGCGGCGGCCTGCTGTGCGGTGTGGTCGAGGGCCTGCGGCGCAATGGCTGGCAGGATGTGCCGGTGCTGGCGGTGGAGACCGAAGGCGCTGCATCGTTGCACGCAGCCATGGCCGCCGGGCACACCGTCGAGCTGCCGACCATCGCCTCGGTGGCGACGTCGCTGGGCGCCAAGCGGGTGGCCGAGCAGGCTCTGGCCTGCACCCGCGAGCATCCGGTGCACAGCTACCTGGTCAGCGACCGTGAGGCGCTCCAGGCATGCGAACAGCTGCTGCTCGATCACCGCTTGCTGGTGGAGCCCGCCTGCGGCGCGGCGCTGGCCTTGCTGGCACGGCCCGAGGCGCTGGCGGCCTATGACAATGTCCTGGTGATCGTCTGCGGCGGCGCCACTGCCACGCTGGAACAGATCCACACCTGGCTCGCCCAGGCCTAGACGCTGTACGAGCCTGGTAATGGCAGCGGGCGTGCCCCGCGATGCGCCAGCATGGCTGTCGGTTGGCCCTGCATCGCTATATACTTTTGAATACATCGATTCAAACGTACCTGCCTGCCATGCCCAGCATCCGTGACCGCAACCAGCAACTGATCCTCAACGCCGCCAGCGGCGAGTTCGCCCGCCACGGTTTCGCCGCCGCCCGGGTCGACGACATCGCCGCCCGCGCCGGCCTGCCCCGGGCCAACGTGTTCTACTACTTTGGCAGCAAGCGCCTGCTCTATGCCGCCGTGCTCGACCTGGTCATGGAGCCCTTGCTCCAGGCCACTCGCGGCCTGCGCCCGCAGAGCCTCCCGGAACAGTCCCTGCCCTGCTACTTCAAGGCCAAGGCCGAGGTCGCGCGCAAGCACCCGGACGCGACGCGGGTGTGGCTCAAGGAAATGCTCCACGGTGCCCGCCACGTACCGGCCAGCCGTACCGAGGCCATGCGCTTCAGCGCCCGCCAGAGCCTGGCGTGCCTGGAGCACTGGATGGCGCAGGGCCTGATTGCCAAGGTCGCGCCCGAGCACCTGCTACTGTTCCTCTGGTCCGCGCCACTGGCCAGCTTCCGCTTCGCTGATGCGCCGGGCAGCTGCGCACGCCTGAAGCCCAGCCGGGCCGCGACTGAGGTGCTCGCCGGCATGCTCTGGCGGGCCTGCGCCCAGATACGCCACCAGGGCTGCAGAGTCGCCTACTCGCTATATAGATAAAAATACAACGCAATGATGAGGAGTACAGGAATGACCCTGAGCAACAGCGCCAAGGAAGCCACGGGCGCCCCCTATCAGCTGGCGCTGATGAAGCACGCGCAACGCCTGACCTGGGAAGCAGTCGAGCGGATTGCCGCGAATATCCACCCTGGCATGCGCGAATCCCAGGCCCGGGAAATGAGCCAACAGGTATTGCAGGCACTGGGCATGCAGCGCATCTGGCACCCCACCCATATTCGCTTCGCCAGCAATACGTTGAAAACCTTCAAGGAAGCTTCCGAGGGGGACCCGCTGCTGGGCGAGCAGGACATCTATTTCATCGACATGGGCGTGGTCTTCGAGGGCCATGAAGGGGATGCGGGTGCCACCTTCGTCACCGGCGACGATCCGCACATGCATGCCTGCGCACGGGCCGCCAAGACCCTGTTCGAAGAGGTCGAAGCCCATTGGCGCGCACAGGGGGTGAGCGGCGTGGAACTCTACCGCTTTGCCGCCGAGCGTGCCCAGCAGATGGGTTGGCGGCTGAACATGGATATCAAGGGCCATCGCGTCAGCGACTTCCCCCACGCCATCCATCGCGGTGGCAACCTGGGCGATTTTGCCGGGCAGCCCAGCGCCGGGTTGTGGATCCTGGAAATCCAGATCGCCCACCCCGAGCTGCCTTACGGTGCCTTCTACGAAGACCTGCTGAGCTGATCGCCCCCGTAGCCAGCCTTGCTGGCAAACCAGGCGACGCGGAAGATGGCACCGGCTGCGCCGGTGTTCGCCGGCAAGGCCGGCGCCTACGCCGATTACGGCCTGCAACACCCGTAGGAGCCAGCTTGCTGGCGAACCAGGCGCCGCGGAGGATGGCACCGGCAACGCCGGTGTTCGCCGGCAAGCCGGCTCCTACGCCGATTGCGAATGCAATACCCGTAGGAGCCAGCCTTGCTGGCGAACCAGGCGACGCGGTGGATGGCGCCGGTGTTCGCCGGCAAGCCGGCGCCTACAGCATGAGCCCAGCCAAGCGGCGCCTCACAGCAGGGCCGCTCAGGATGGTCACATTAGCCTGTTCAACTGAGCGTGCGCCGGCGCCTCGGACGAAATGCGCCCCGCGCCCTTTCGTACCGCGACAAGTGAAGGCACAATGCGTGTCCTTTTTTTGGCCGGCCTGGCCGGGGGCCTTTAAATGATCAAGACACCGTACTACCTCATCGACAAACAGAAACTGCTGGGCAACATGGAAAAGATCGCCTATGTCCGCCAGCAGTCCGGGGCCAAGGCCCTGCTCGCCCTCAAGTGCTTCGCTACCTGGTCGGTGTTCGACCTGATGCAGCAGTACATGGACGGCACCACTTCGTCCTCGCTGTTCGAGCTCAAGCTCGGCCGCCAGAAGTTCGCCGGCGAAACCCACGCTTACAGCGTGGCCTGGGCCGACGATGAAGTCGAAGAGATGCTCGAAAACTGCGACAAGATCATCTTCAACTCCATCGGCCAGCTCGAGCGCTTCGCCGAGCAATCCGCAGGCAAGGTGCGCGGCCTGCGTGTCAACCCGCAGGTGAGCAGCTCCGACTACCTGCTGGCCGACCCGGCGCGCCCGTTCAGCCGCCTCGGTGAGTGGGACCCGGAAAAGATCGAGAAGGTGATCGAGAAGATCTCCGGCTTCATGTTCCACAACAACTGCGAGAACGGTGACTTCGGCCTGTTCGACAAGATGCTCAGCCACATCGAAGAGCGCTTCGGCCACCTGCTGCACAAGGTCGAATGGGTCAGCCTCGGTGGTGGCATCCACTTCACCGGCGAAGATTACGCGGTAGACGCCTTCTGCGCGCGCCTGAAGCAGTTCTCGCAAACCTACGGCGTGCAGGTGTACCTGGAGCCGGGCGAAGCGGCCATCACCAACAGCGCCTCGCTGGAAGTGACCGTGCTCGACACCCTGTACAACGGCAAGCACCTGGCCGTGGTCGACAGCTCGATCGAAGCGCACCTGCTCGACCTGCTGATCTACCGCCTCAACGCCAAGATGGCCCCCAACGATGGCGCGCACACCTACATGGTCTGCGGCAAATCGTGCCTGGCCGGCGATATCTTCGGCGAGTATCAGTTCGACAAGCCGCTGCAGATTGGTGACCGCCTGTCGTTCGTCGACACGGCCGGCTACACCATGGTCAAGAAAAACTGGTTCAACGGTCTGAAAATGCCGTCCATCGCGGTCAAGCAGCTCGACGGCAGCGTCGAACTGGTGCGCGAATTCGGCTTCGACGACTACGTTTCCAGCCTGTCCTGACGGGCAGGCCTTTTCAGTAAGGAGCACAAGGTAAATTGAAGAAGAACGTTCTTATCATTGGTGCAGGAGGTGTCGCCAAGGTGGTGGCCCACAAGTGCGCGCAGCATAACGACGAACTCGGTCGTATTGCCATCGCGTCACGGAACATCTCCAAATGCCAGGCCATCATCGACAGCGTCAAGGCCAAGGGTAGCCTCAAGGTACCCGCCGACATCCAGGCCTTCTCGCTCAATGCCCTCGATGTCGAGGCGACCAAGGCACTGATCCGCGAGACCGAATCGCAGATCGTGATCAACGTTGGTTCCGCCTTCCTCAACATGTCGGTGCTGCGTGCCTGCATCGATACCGGTGTCGCCTACCTGGACACCGCGATTCACGAAGAACCGGGCAAGATCTGCGAAACCCCGCCCTGGTATGGCAACTACGAGTGGAAACACCTCGAAGAGTGCCAGCAGAAGAACATTACCGCCATTCTCGGTGTCGGCTTCGACCCGGGTGTGGTGAACAGCTACGCGAAACTCGCGCAGCAGCAGTATTTCGACCGCATCGACTCGATCGACATCCTCGACGTCAATGCCGGTTCCCACGGCAAGTACTTCGCCACCAACTTCGACCCGGAAATCAACTTCCGCGAGTTCACCGGGCAAGTGTGGAGCTGGCAGAACAGCCAGTGGACCAGCAACAGCATGTTCGAGGTCAAGCGCACCGACGACCTGCCAGTGGTAGGCTCGCAGAACCTGTACCTGACCGGCCACGATGAAGTTCACTCGATCTCGAAGAACCTCAACGTGCCGAACGTGCGTTTCTGGATGAGCTTCGGCGAGCACTACATCAACGTGTTCACCGTGCTGAAGAACCTCGGCCTGCTCAGCGAGCAACCGGTGAAAACCGCCGAAGGCCTGGAAGTGGTGCCGCTGAAAGTGGTCAAGGCGGTACTGCCCGACCCGGCCTCCCTGGCCCCGGGCTACACCGGCAAGACCTGCATCGGCGACCTGGTCAAGGGCACCAAGGACGGCCAGCCACGCGAGGTGTTCATCTACAACGTGGCCGACCACGAAGAAGCCTACGCCGAGACCGACAGCCAGGGTATCTCCTACACCGCCGGCGTGCCGCCGGTGGCGGCGGCGCTGCTGGTCGCCCGTGGCCAGTGGGATGCCGGACGCATGGTCAACGTCGAGGAACTGCCAGCCGAGCCGTTCCTCAAGGCGCTGGACGTGATGGGCCTGCCGACCCGCGTCAAGGATGAAAAGGGCGATCGTCCGTGGGACGCTGAAGCCTAAGCTGCAACACGAAGGGGCGCCGCAGGGCGCCCCTTCTGTTTGTGCCGATCGCTACTTCCTGGCCTCCAGGATCAGGTTGAACGGCGTCTGCGTCGCCCGCCGCAAGCGCGTGAACCCCGCCTCCTCGAACACCGCCCGCAACCGCGCCTCCCCCGCCTGCGCCCCCAACCCCAACCCCACTTCCTGAGACAGCGAGTTCGGTGTGCAGATGAAGGTAGACGCCGCGTAGAACAGCCTACCGATCGGGTTGATGTTGGCATCCAGCGAATCCTCGGCGAACGGCTCCACCAGCATCACCGTGCCATCGTCCTTGAGCGCTCGATAGGCATGGCGCGCCGCGCCCACCGGGTCGCCCATGTCGTGCAGGCAATCGAAGAAGCACACCAGGTCCAGGTCGTTGCCCGGATAGTCCTTGGCCGACGCCTGCTGGAAGCTCACCCGGTCTGCCACGCCCGCCTCGCGCGCCCGCTCGCTGGCAACCTGTACCGAAGGGGCGTGATAGTCGTAGCCGACAAAATGCGAGGCTGCAAAAGCCTGGGCCATGACGATGGTCGAGGCGCCGTGGCCACAGCCGACATCCGCCACCCTGGCACCGGCCTGCAACTTGGCCACCACCCCCTCCAGCGCCGGCAGCCAATCGGCCACCAGGAACGCCCGGTAACCGGGGCGGAAGAAACGCTCGGTGCCGCTGAACATGCACGGATGATGATCGCCCCAGGGTACGCCGCCATCGCCGCGCATGGCCGTCACCAGCTTGTCCTTGTCGTGGAACAGCGCCGCGATCACTGCGGCGCCACCGGCCATATAGGCGGGCGAATCCTCCAGCGCCAGGGCCATGGCCTGCTCTTCAGGCAGGGTGAAACGGCCCTCGTGGTGGCTCATGTAGCCTGCCGCCGCCTGGGCATTGAGCCACTCGCGCAGCAGACGTGGCTGGCAGCCGGTGCGTTCGGCCAGCCCCTCGGGTGTAATCGGCTGGCTGTCGGCCATGGCACGGTACAGCCCGAGTTCATCACCAAGGATGACATTGGCCAGCGTCGCCGCCGCGCCCATGTCGCCCACCAGCCTACCCATGAATGCGTGAAGCCGTGCCTCGTCCATGACCTGCCCTCCTCTTGCCAGAAGGCCACCGTCGGCGACGTCCGGTCCGGGAGGCGGTGGTCGGATGGATGATCGGGTCGCGTCTGCAACAGACCCGGGCTTTAAGTCTAGACCCGCCTGCGCTATCTTCGCCGCGCTGCGGGCGTGCCCGGCAGCCGCATTCGCGCACAAAAGGAACTGCCAGCATGTTTTCCAGCCGTACCCTTGTCCTGACCCTGGGCATCGCCTTCATCATCATCGACCAGTGGGTAAAGCTGATCGCCCTGGTCGCCCTGGACCAGCACAGCTATGTCTATGGCAACCAGAGCGTCTGGCTGGACCTGGCCCTGAGCCTCAATCCCGGCGCGTTTCTCAGCCTTGGCGCCGGGCTGGCGCCGTGGCTCAAGCAACTGGTGTTCGTGGCCGCCGTCGGCGTGGTGTGCGGCTGGGCCATGGTCTGGGCCTGGCGCCACTGGCCATCGACGCCGGTCAAGGCCAGCGCCGCCTGGTTCATCGCCGTGGGCGGGCTGGCCAACCTGATCGACCGGGTGTTTCGCGATGGCCACGTGGTCGATTACCTGGTGCTCAACATCGGCAGCCTGCATACCGGCGTGTTCAACCTGGCCGACGTCGCCATCATGGCCGGCGCCGCTGTGCTGCTGGTGGACGGTATTACCCGGCCGAGCAAAGGCTGATCGACCTCGCGGCAGCCCTTTCGAGGCCTTTGCGATTGTTTCGGATTTGCGCGTTCCAATTCTAGATTGATGGGGTCGCTTTGCGACCCTTCGCGACACAAGGCCGCTCCTACGGGGGATTGCGTCGGACCGCTCGCAACGGGCGGGCCTTTAGCGCGGTGCCGCCTCCAACTGCTCAAGCAACGCCTTGGCCAGCGCCTTGTCGGAGAACGGGTTCTGCCCGGTGATCAGTTCCCGGTCGACCACCACGTGCGGCTTCCAGGCCTGGGCGTAACTCATATCGCCGCCGGCGCCCGCCATGGCCTTGGCGGGATAGAACTGCAGGCGCTGTTGCTTGAGCGAGCCTTCGAATACCTGCTCCTCTGGGTCAGAGAAAATGGTCATGCGATAGCCCCGGTACGTCCAGTCGCTGGCCGCCGGGGTTTCGCCACGGGCGAGCGCGGCGCGGTAGGCGACCGGATCCTGCTGCGCCGACAGCAGCGTGATCGGGCCATGGCAGATCGCCGCGGTGGGCTTGCCGGCCTGGTGGAAGTGACGCAGCAAGGTGCCGACGTCAGGGTTGTTGGCCAGGTCGATCAGCGGCGCGTGGCCACCAGGAATGAAAATGCCCGCATAGCGATCCAGGTCGCCCGCCAGCACTTGCTTCACCGACAGTGTGTCGTGGATGCCCGGCAGGCCTGCGACGACCGTGGCGATACGCTGCATTTCGCCGGCATCACCGCCGAAGTACATCGGGTCCAGCGAGCGCTGGTCGACACTGGGGGCATTGCCCTTGGGCGTCACCAGCACCAATGTGTAGCCCGCCTTGAGCAACTGGTCGGCGGGCACGCCGAACTCATTGAGGTAATAGCCGGTGGGGTATGGCTTGCCGTCCTTGAGCGGCAGCTGGTTTTCACTGGACAGCAAAACCAGCACTTCGCCTTTCGACGCGGCAGCGGCCTGGCCGGCCAGCAATACGCCGGCCAGGGCCAGGGCGATGGGGGCAATGTTATTCATGGCGATTTCCTGATCAGTTGAACGGCGCGATATCCAGCGGGTGGGCGAGCTGCACTTGGGTCGGCGCCGCCAGCCATTGGCCGGTGGTAGCGCGGTAAGCCTGGTAATGGGCGCTGCTGCGATGGGCCTCGACAGCGGCCTGATCGACATACAGCTCGAACAGCTCGAAGGCCAATCCCTCGCCCTCGCCAATGAACAGGTCGTAACGTAGGTTGCCGGGCTCGCCGCGGCTGTGCGCAACCATCAGGCGCAGGGCCTGCTCGGTCGCATCACGGTGTTCGGGCCGGGGCTGGATGGTGGCGAAAATAGCGATGGGCATGGTGTTCTCCACACGGGGCTGTAAGTCAGTGGGCCCATCCTAGCCAACGCGCTAAGATTCGATAATTCGAAAGCTTTTATTTCTACGATCCAAAATATGAATATCGCCAGCAAAGACCTCAACCTGCTGCACCTGTTCCAGGTGCTCTATGAAGAGCGCAACGCCTCCCGCGCCGCGCAGCGCCTGGCCCTCAGCCAGCCGGCACTGAGCCACAAGCTGAACAAGCTGCGCCAGCAGTTCGGCGACCCGTTGTTCGTGCGCGCCCCACGCGGGCTCAGCGCCACGCCCCGGGCCCACGAGTTGGCGCCGCAGGTGCAGCATCTGGTCGAGCAGTTGCAGGCGTTCTACCTGCGCTGCGATGGCGAGGACTTCCTCGCCCGCCCCACCCGCCTGCACCTGTACAGTACCGACTACCTGGAACAGACCCTGCTGCCCGGCCTGCTGCCGATCTTGCGCAGCCAGGCGCCGAACCTCACGCTGATCACCCACAATACCCGTGGCGAACTGCCCCGCGAAGCGCTGGAAAAAGGCACCTGCGACCTGGCCATCGCCGGTTTCTACAACGACCTGCCCGACACCTTCCACCAGCAACGCCTGCTCAGCGAGGCGTTCGTGGTCCTGGCCGCGCGGGACAACCCACAGTTGGCGAAGGGCTTGGACCTGCGCGCGTTCCTCGCCTGCGAGCACCTGCTCACCACCCTGACCGGCGACCTCGACGGCCGGGTCGACCGTGCCTTGCGCGCGCTGGGCCACCAGCGCCGGGTAATCGCCGGGCTGTCCAGCTTCATCGCCCCCACGCGCCTGGTGCGGGGTACCGACCTGCTGCTGACCTGCCTGCGCGCCCTCGCCGAAGAGGCCGTGGCCCGCGACCCCGGGCTGGTCATCCATCCCCTGCCGCTGGCCTTGCCGCAGGTCGAGGTCATGCAGATCTGGCACGCGCGCACCCATGCCGACCCACTGCGGCGCTGGTTCCGCCAGCAGGTGTGGACGGTGGCGGCACAGCTCACTGCACCAGCTGGTTGATCTCGATGATCGGCATCAGTACCGCCATGACGATCAGCAGCACCACAGCGCCCATCACCACGATCATCAGCGGCTCGAGCAACGCGGTCATGCCCATGGCCCGGCGCTCGATGTCCTTGGCCAGGCTGTCGGCGGCACGGTCGAGCATCGGCGGCAGGTTGCCGGTTTTCTCGCCACTGGCGATCAGGTGGATGAGCAGCGGCGGG
The window above is part of the Pseudomonas muyukensis genome. Proteins encoded here:
- a CDS encoding amidase, whose protein sequence is MIEVTEVSIAELRDALESGRTTAVELVKAYLARIDAYDGKDTPTALNAVVVRNPEALQEAEASDARRARGATLGPLDGIPYTAKDSYLVKGLTAASGSPAFKDLVAQRDAFTVERLRAGGAICLGKTNMPPMANGGMQRGVYGRAESPYNAHYLTAPFASGSSNGAGTATAASFSAFGLAEETWSSGRGPASNNGLCAYTPSRGVISVRGNWPLTPTMDVVVPYARTMADLLEILDVVVADDADPRGDLWRLQPWVPIPAASSVRPQSYLALAVTADSLKGKRFAVPRMYINADPEAGTSEKPGIGGPTGQRINTRASVIELWNQARQALEAAGAQVVETDFPLVSNCEGDRPGAPTVFNRGIVSKEFLHDELWELSGWAFDDFLRANDDPKLNRLADVDGPQIFPHDPGTLPNREDDLAAGMDEYVNMAKRGLKSWEQIATVPDGLRGLEATRKLDLEDWMDAQGLDAVLFPTVADVGPADADVNPVSADIAWSNGIWVANGNLAIRHLGVPTVTVPMGVMADIGMPVGLTFAGKAYSDNNLLKFAAAFEATGSRRMTPPRTPKLG
- a CDS encoding helix-turn-helix transcriptional regulator translates to MPPCDPRFERQLTLTVLKATLQALGSVVPNNLEILLHDLDHPEHSVVAIVNGHLSGRQVGSPILAAPEQDQGFRALMRATVEQRGCDPVVLPNYPTTLKGRTLRSATAIFRDSTGHPFASLCVNSDITGLEAAMTFLQHFQPLGAACGTAVNTELADMSVLMAEIIQDALQRSGQGRMNKQAKVEAVRVMQERGLFIVKGGVEKAAEALGVTRYTVYNYLEQLRGDQPAAARD
- a CDS encoding pyridoxal-phosphate dependent enzyme, coding for MPLHIHTPLIESRPLSLCAKRPVWLKLEALQPCGSFKLRGVGHACEVQQGRGARHFVSSSGGNAGLAVAYAGRKLGVPVTVVVPETTTERAKQLLHLEQASVVVRGSSWQEANQHAQTLLGAGDAFIHPFDDPLLWAGHASMIDEVAEAGVKPAAVVLSVGGGGLLCGVVEGLRRNGWQDVPVLAVETEGAASLHAAMAAGHTVELPTIASVATSLGAKRVAEQALACTREHPVHSYLVSDREALQACEQLLLDHRLLVEPACGAALALLARPEALAAYDNVLVIVCGGATATLEQIHTWLAQA
- a CDS encoding TetR family transcriptional regulator C-terminal domain-containing protein codes for the protein MPSIRDRNQQLILNAASGEFARHGFAAARVDDIAARAGLPRANVFYYFGSKRLLYAAVLDLVMEPLLQATRGLRPQSLPEQSLPCYFKAKAEVARKHPDATRVWLKEMLHGARHVPASRTEAMRFSARQSLACLEHWMAQGLIAKVAPEHLLLFLWSAPLASFRFADAPGSCARLKPSRAATEVLAGMLWRACAQIRHQGCRVAYSLYR
- a CDS encoding M24 family metallopeptidase — translated: MTLSNSAKEATGAPYQLALMKHAQRLTWEAVERIAANIHPGMRESQAREMSQQVLQALGMQRIWHPTHIRFASNTLKTFKEASEGDPLLGEQDIYFIDMGVVFEGHEGDAGATFVTGDDPHMHACARAAKTLFEEVEAHWRAQGVSGVELYRFAAERAQQMGWRLNMDIKGHRVSDFPHAIHRGGNLGDFAGQPSAGLWILEIQIAHPELPYGAFYEDLLS
- a CDS encoding carboxynorspermidine decarboxylase, coding for MIKTPYYLIDKQKLLGNMEKIAYVRQQSGAKALLALKCFATWSVFDLMQQYMDGTTSSSLFELKLGRQKFAGETHAYSVAWADDEVEEMLENCDKIIFNSIGQLERFAEQSAGKVRGLRVNPQVSSSDYLLADPARPFSRLGEWDPEKIEKVIEKISGFMFHNNCENGDFGLFDKMLSHIEERFGHLLHKVEWVSLGGGIHFTGEDYAVDAFCARLKQFSQTYGVQVYLEPGEAAITNSASLEVTVLDTLYNGKHLAVVDSSIEAHLLDLLIYRLNAKMAPNDGAHTYMVCGKSCLAGDIFGEYQFDKPLQIGDRLSFVDTAGYTMVKKNWFNGLKMPSIAVKQLDGSVELVREFGFDDYVSSLS